DNA from Denticeps clupeoides chromosome 7, fDenClu1.1, whole genome shotgun sequence:
GTTCTACTCTGggtttacatattacatattcacGTTCTGCTCTGggtttacatattacatattcacGTTCTGCTCTGggtttacatattacatattcacGTTCTGCTCTGGGTTTACGTATTCCTTACTCACGTTCTACTCTGGGTTTACGTATTCCTTACTCACGTTCTGCTCTGGGTTTACGTATTCCTTACTCACGTTCTGCTCTGGGTTTACGTATTCCTTACTCACGTTCTACTCTGGGTTTACGTATTGCTTACTCACGTTCTACTCTGGGTTTACGTATTGCTTACTCACGTTCTACTCTGGGTTTACGTATTGCTTACTCACGTTCTGCTCTGGGTTTACGTATTGCTTACTCACGTTCTGCTCTGGGTTTACACATTACTTACTCACGTTCTGCTCTGGGTTTACACATTACTTACTCTACTCTGGGTTTGCGTGCTGCTTACTAAAGTTCTAATCTGGTTTTAAACTTTACTTACTAACGTTCTAATCTGGGTATACATATTACCTATTCACGTTCTACTCTGggtttacatattacatattcacGTTCTGCTCTGGGTTTACATATTACAGCCTTGTTAACGTAACTGTTATCTATAATAACAGAATCGTGCCGTTTCGTCATCATGGTTGGGAGTTTTGCGTTTTTATAGACGGGCATTTTGTGTCCCTGTGTAAGAAGTACTTGTAATAAACGTCTGGTCCTAATATACGATTTATGGGTTCATACCTGAGGAGTGGAGTGTTTCCTGCCTGACTCAGAGAAAGTGGCAGCGCCTTGGTGTGTGTTTCaacttgtcttgtgttttggtgAGCCGGCGCTGTTTTTGCTCATGGCCCATGGACCAGAATGGGAACTGTGCTCTTCTGACCTACATTTGTAGCATGCGGCAGCTGTGGAGGGCCGATGCGGGGTAGATAAGGATCCCACCAGGGGACCGCATTCCCGAGCTCTTAGTCAGGACGGGGACGCTGGAGTGCTCTAGTAGTCTGGGTTCCCTTCGTCTGGGTTCCCAGGACGACCGGTGCTGCTGTAGTTTTGTTAAACCAGCATTGCAGACGAATcgaacacatacatacacacacacacacacacacacactgcacaaaataaaaatgttttcttcgtccagcacttaccaattcccctgcatgttctattcctgacaagttcggccgtATCAGGGCTCTTacttttgtaaactcaaaatctatagaaaccgaatgaggattgctggtgtcttcctctgccatgtaaagtaaagttttgCAGGGTCAAATATCAGAAATCTCTTTGTAACGTGGCCCTAAGATTCATGCTGCCTCTCCAGGGGTCAAATTGTGGCCGAGGGTGGACTTGGAGGAGGGCGAGGGCCAGGAGGCCACGCCCTGGAGCGAGGAGCGCATGGAGGAGTGGTGGGACCGCGTGGAGGGCGTGAGGCACAAGCTGACCCGCATCCTCAACCCGGCCAAACTCACGCCGTACCTGCGGCAGTGCAAGGTCATCGACGAGCAGGACGAGGACGAGGTGCTCCACTCCACGCAGTACCCGCTGCGCATCAGCAAGGCCGGTGAGGGAGACGGGGAGCTCACGAGGGCTGCATAAAGTCTGGATTTATGGCACTGTAGTTCTCCTGGAGGCTTTGCCTGGGCTAATCCAGGAAGAGGAAGTACAGAGGGCAGGGATTCACTGATATCGAAGTCTGGCCTCATATGACCTCGAGTGGTGATAAGTTCCCTTGACTTGATTATGGATGCATGTGTTCTGATCGGTCAGGTCGTCTTCTGGACATCCTGCATGGGCGGGGCCAGCGTGGTCTACAGGCCTTCATGGAGTCTCTGGAGTTCTACCACCCAGAGCAGTTCACCCAACTGACAGGCCAAGAACCCACCCAGCgctgctccatcatgctgggtAGGAACCCTGATTTCATGACCCTCTTCCATGACAACATTCAAAGATGTGACTGGGGATTGATCGAGAGTGGCTGATCACTAGGGGAAGCCAACCGTCCCGATTTGACCAGGACATCCCTTCCGGGGCCAACGTTGCTGTGAGTTATAGACAGTTCCGGGGTGTCAGACCACATCCTGCGAGAGCGCTTTATATAGATCGATTATTATGGCCCGGTGACATGAAGCGCTGAAAtcacaaaaactacagatcccacaatgcagcgcttcagttgccttgccgaacgcaGCTGTATCTGTACAGGAGGATGTTTCACAGACTTCCATTTCGATCCATATAAAAACGGAATCGAAATAAAGTGTATGGGGGATTTGGGGTCAAGAGGTTGGCTGATCACCTGCCAGACACGGTGAAGTGtgctttattgttatttatagccacatacacagtgaaatgcagtCAAGAGCAAGTCCAAAAGGGGTGGCTGGGGGTAAAAGGGTCGGACTGAGGCTTTTGGCATAAAGGcagaagaaaaaagggaaaagccACAATGATAAGCGGGCGAGGACTCAAGATGGCCGCCAAGCATTTATAGAGCGAGCTGTTCTCTACCTTGGTTGGCCACTCAGATGTCCTCACGGAGGTGGAACAGGAACAGTGGCAACTGTGTACGTGCAACGTCGCCAAACCAAGATAACAAAGTCAAACAATACTTACTTACAGACACAGTCAGTCagtcaaataaataatgaaggtGCCGAGTAATAAAACTAATAGTGCTGTAATAGGTAatatgttttaaacataaaagatgtagtgtatttacattacatttacagcatttatgagacgcccttatccagagcgacttacaatctgtagttacagggacagtctccctggagcaacttaagtgtcttgctcagggacacaatggtagtaagtgggattcgaacccgggtcttctggttcataggcgagtgtgttacccactaggctactaccacgtgtatgtgtgtgtccctgagtgttccGATGTCTTTTCCCAGTCATGGTCATGTTGCATTGCTATCCTGAGATGCAGCCAGCCGGACTACAGTGCAGAATTGGTTTCATGATGTATAAAAGTCATGAAGTGGGTCACCGGTCTTTCTAGATGAGGAGGGCCCCGAGGGCCTGACGCAGTTCCTGCTCCTGGAGGTGCGGACCCTCAGGGAGAAGCTGCGCTACAGTCGGCTGTGCGAGCGCCGCCTGTCCCAGCGCTGTCGCGTGGCGGAGGACGAGCGCAGCCGCGCCGAACGCAAAGCCCAAGAGCTGCGGCACGACCGAATCCAGCTGGAGAGGTGCGTACCGTGCAGAACCTGCAGCAGACGTCTTAAATTCCTCCCAGAGCACCAGGAGAGTTTCCccgaataataataattcggTCAGCGGGggggatgcagaatgaaatagTTATTCTGTCTTCCTGAATATCATTTGAATTTCAGGCTTGGTTTTTTGTATTGTCACAGCCCTCGTTTCaatgtattgttctttttttagacAGAGAGACCAGTTAGACCATGTTGAATTTGTAAATATCGAATATTTGTAAGATCTGAGATGAATtgtgacctgtttttttttttattattattattcattacaaGTTACACTATAGTTGTACAGTCCCTGActaaagtcttgtcgcttgtgttcAAATTGACCtgtattcctgatgacttcatcaataaattgtatgaatccttgcaaGAAGGactggatgcagtccttcaagctcatggaagtcatacaagatattaaatttggatctcacagcatcACTacttaatttttatatttgcagtaaatttgttcaatttctgtataggcgtcAACTTtagtcttgccaaaatttgaccttttttcagtgaaactaattaatttcaatgcattaatcataatttggtagggttttagcctTTCATATGAGCTTTTTATATTTCTAACACCAAgggattaattaaaagtcaggttaatagcaggtgtttctacaaaacaGACTTTTGCCAGGGACTGTATCTTTTTAAAAAACGGGACCCATTAAACCATtactaattttattattaaaccattacctattttattattaaaacttTTGTGGTAGGTAATACAACTTTATTATGAAAgatatacacaaataaatagaatataaaagaaagctttttaaaaatgattaaaggtTTGGTACGGTCTAATCATTGTAATCAGAGTCTATCCCCTGTAGAGACCTAATTAttaatggtattaagtggggtttgaacctgtcttctggtttatagtgtgttacccactcggctactaccacccatgagaTGGTTTGTCAGATGGGTTTATGATACGGTCATTAACTCGGCCTCTGTGCTAATCCAGTGTCCTTATATGGCCGTTTCCTCGCTCGGCTCCACCCCCCTGTTTAGAAATGAACGCGTGACCGTGTCCCGAACGTCTGCAGGTTGCGGCAGGACTGCGAGGCCGGCAGCCGGGAGCTCGACCGCCTGAAGGAGCGCCACCTGGAGCAGGTGGTGAAGTACTCCCGCGCGCTGGAGGAGCAGGGCCAGGCCTCTGTCCGCGAGCGAGAGCTGCTGGCCCAGGTACGGCCCGGTGCAGCATGAGCCCCGTGGAAACGGGAAGTAGAGGAGAAACAACCTCATTAAATTCTGTAATAATATCGTCTCAATCTTTAAATTTAAGGGCCAGTGTCCTTAAAAGACCCAAGAATCGGAGGGCCCGCGTCTTACGTACTTGCTGTACATGAGCTGTTCTTTTCTCGCCGGAAGGTGGAACAGCTGAAGAACCGACTGCTGGATGCGGAGACGTGGGACAACAGGGAACAGAAACCAAAGGCGCCCTCCATCCGGGACAGCGTGCCGCCCATCAGCTTGGACAAATTCACTGCTGGACAGGAGGGGACACAGCCACAAATAGCAACAAAACTGGCCAAAGAGGGACAGATTGAAACCCAGGTGAGCTCATGTTTTACTGCATGTGAGTTTATGCTGGCGGTGCTTCTCAGACGGTATTAAAAAGCGAATTTTCTGATGAAACATTTTCCAAAAGTTGCACGTTATACATTATTTCTCTGATTGGTGCAGGCGCTGCTGGACATCCTGCAGCAGGACTGCAAGGATGCTGCAGAGAAGCAGCATGAGCTGTGCTCCACCATCGCCCGCCTGGAGGCGGAGCTGGAGAGCTCGGAGGGACAACGGAGTAGTGTGAGTGTCACGGCCACGTTAATTCACCGGTTGAGCTCTGAAACGTAGCTGGGCCTGTGGATCCCACGCCTGTGTTCATAATTCTGCACAGCTGGAGTCTCAGcacgagcagcagcagctgaaggTGCGGACCCTGCAGCTGGACTGGGAGACGGAGCAGAAGAGGAGCATGTCCTACTTCAACCAGATCATGGAGCTGGAGAGAGAGCGGGACCAGGTCTGGACACCTTACATGAAATGTGATCTATAAACAAAACGGCGTGTGCGGGGTGGTGAGTGAGGAGGGCTGGCCAGGGGAGTGGGGTTGCGCCGTAGCGAGACAAGTCATGGCGATCAGCGAGAGAGGGGTCGAGGGGCGGGCCGTGGGTTAGCAGTTGGGAGGACGGGAAGGGGAGGAGCTAATGTCAGCGGGCGATGAGACTTCACGGGCGGATGGCGTGGAGTGAGCGTGGAACCCACACCCAGGTGGACTGCCGGAGATGATGTCAGCAGGGACATGCACCTCCCACCGCACAGTTACTGGTCCATCAAGGCCGGTCCATCCGTTGGCACCACCCTGACTTGTGATTACATGTCGCCACCCCTGACAACAGGTGGGCtgcagccagagggtccggacTAGCCTCCCACCACCTTCCTCACTTGAAGGTGCTTGGCCACCTCGGAGTGGCAGTACTGTGACGCCCAGCAGGCTCGTGCACCTGATTAAAGGGTCCTGATCCCTCCCAGCTGAGGCCAGTGGAGCAGGCGTGATCAGGACCCGTTAAATGCAGTAGGCAACGTTGGCTGCAACGTTAATGTGGGCGAGGCTTTTAAGTTCTTCCCGTTTGTGCTTCCTGTGGCCCTCGAGCAgcattattttgtgttcaataAGTCCTTTTTTGTGCCGTGATGTCCTGTTTCTGTGCCTCCTTCCCCTTCCAACCCCGAGGTGGGACAACAATGCCTCTACTGTGCTCCCTGCGCGCCAGACGTGGCATGGGAAAAGCCAGACCCTGATTGGCACATGTGATGGAGTAAATATGCAAAACACTGATTACTGTAATCGACCTGGATTTTTTTCACGCCAAAAGCTAGGATtccagacagatagacagactcCCATGGAAGTTCACAACACGCTTTAAAACGTCAAACAGAACGATGCAGGGGAAGTTTCCTCCTGTGCTATAaaaagagaaggggggggggggggtttctgGCCGTTCGTAGTGCCGTGAGTCACACACTGACATGACACACTGACGTTTTAAATAGTGTTGTGAAATTCCATAGgaatctgtctatctgtctggaATCCTAGCTTTTTAGCAGTGacccagcagttaaggaagcggccctgtaatcagaaggttgccactgagcaaaagcactgtccccacacactgctcctcgggcgcctgtcatggccgcccactgctcactcaaggtgatgggttaaatgcagaggacaaatttctctgtgtgcaccgtgtgctgtgctgctgtgtatcacatgtgacaatcacttcactttatctgcCTCGTCGCGTCCTCGCCAGGCGCTGCGGAGCCGGGACAGCCTGCAGCTGGAGTACACGGACTGCCTGCTGGACAAGAACCGGCTGCGCAAGCGCATCGCCGAGCTGCAGGCCGGCGTGGAGCAGctgcagagggaggtggagcGTGAGAAGGAGAAGAGCAGGGAGCAGAGCAGGCCCTGTCACCACTGCGTGAGTTTTTACTATTAATGCCATAGATGGAACTCGAATTGGGTGTGAAAGGTCGTGCCTCAAGGTCCAGGTACGCCCATGAAGCTGTGAGGACTTAATTTCCTAAATTAAGTTGGAAGAACTTGCTTCGCAGCCAGTggctttaaattattattattacttttttttttttacagtttactgCTTGAGAGTCGGCCATAATTTCAGAATTCGTAACTTCTTGTGAGAAATGAAAACCAGGCTCACAACCAGGCTTTTAAGTTCTACTGAATTGAGCTAGCTTCTTCTACAGTAAAACGGAgtggactttttaaaaaagtgaaacgGAGCCGTCATTGAGCCAGGATTAGTCTTGAATTTGCTTCTTCGAGAAGATGAACCACACTGTACTGTGTTCTCTGCCAGTCCCACCTCTCGCTCTTCAGTGAGGAGCAGTGCTTCGGGccctgctgctccccgggcttgAACCTGCCGGCGGACGACAGCCACGAGTTCCTGAAGAAGGTCCAGTTTATTCACGTTCATCATGTATAATAATGGTTTATTACACATAAATGACCTGTGTATAAACCACTGAACACTGCAGCTTTTTATATATCCATTAGAGGTTGAAGTTTGAATAGAATTGAATTGGAAACACAAGTTGGCACTTGTTTCATGTTCTGTGATGTCACTCTCTACTCTTCTGCTTCACAGTCACCCTCTAGAGGTCAGAACAGCGAACAGTCAGAAGGTAGGAGCATCAGAACCATCACTGACATTTAAAGATGTTCTAATGTTCTAAAGCCGACTGTGCCCGGGTCTGTAATAATAAGAATCCTGAGTTTGGGCAGCACATGAAttcctactgtgtgtgtgtgtgtgtgtgtgtgtgtgtgtgtgtgtgtgtgtgtgtgtgtgtgtgtgaacttgcaGGTTCCTGCTACAACTCAGAGGAAGATCTGCTTACTCCAGTGAGTACCTTTACTACCACTATTACTACTACCAGTGCCGCTAAAATCAATTTACCACGATAAACTACAAAAAATATTATACTTTattcataaaatgaatacattacaTATTCagaatgtttctttttcagGGATTTTTAAGAGTACACTAGtgcatatacataaaaaaaaataatttatgatGCTGATTATAGCTGATAGCTCATGAGAAAACCAGTGTCtcaaattatttgaaaatgaacaaaattaacaaccaaaaacaatcatttataGAACTGTGAAAAGTATCTTCAATTATACATGCAATGCTTTATAAATGAAAGGCTGTAGATTTAACTTTTCATCAACAATCATCTTTTTCACATTATTCTAACTAATGACTCTGGGTCCTCTTCACAAGGACATATTTGGACCCTCAAGACTGACTTGTCTTTACTTTTCTCCTTGGCACGACGGCGTCCCTGAGCAGACCGGAGACAGCGAGAAAGAAATCAACAGGCTCTCCATCTTCCCCTTCCCTCCTCACGCTGACTCCATCAACCGCAGGGTAACCACAGAGTAAGAGGAAGCCTTTTCCCCCTAGCTGTGTTGAACGCATGGTCTTGCTCTTCTGCCTGGAGTCACACTATCCCTGGGTGGGTAACCCTGTGGTCCAGGGTGACACTGGTACGTCCTCGGTTCGGTAGAATGGCGGGCAGAAGTACGACTAGAGAAGGTCGGGCAGTTTCTGCTGCggtcagggaagcgcttccaacacagagaggatgaggaggagcttcgtcccgcaggctataccagcttcaacaatcacaacacttcGTAGAACTCCAATActctccagcactttcactttcaaccacTTCCGggctcaatccccccagaatccttgcacaaactttttactctttttactcttgcacaaatgtttttttacttttcactttatactttgacttcactcatttgcacaccttcaccctacctgttaaacatattttatgaaaaatgaataaatagacaaacctcaagcaaaaatataaacttaaaaGAGACATAAGTGGCCTATCCAACAAGGCTTTGAACTGGTCCCCATCTTCTTCCAAAGGTGTGAGTCTTCAGCTGTAGTTGAGCAGTCAAATAttccattaaatataactgtctgtctttttttttgtacccacTGTGAGATCGTGGGTGGTTCAGGTTTCAACCAATAAGTTGTTATCATCTTTCTTGCAGCCATTAGTAGGGGATGTAGCAAAGTTTTCTGATCCTGGGACAGATAATCCGGGAATTTGTCCAGTAGACGCGTTAAAGGGTCCCAGGAAAGATTCACTTTAAGGAGCCCTTCCACGTGCCCCTTAACTTCAGTCCAAAAATGTTGAACAGTGGGACAGTCCCAGAATATGTGCGATTGATCACCCACAAGTCCACAGTTCCTCCAGCACTTATTGCTACCCCAACtctttggttttattttaaagacgtaaaagtgtaatatttggttatttttgcaatatttgcatattggttttcattgtatacttgcaacatttgcaatactgtggtctgcatttcactgcatatcataccgtgtgtgactgactgtgtgtgtgacaaataaaattagaatttgagtTTCTGTAGTTTCCTCTGATTTAAACTCAAGCGGATCTGCTTTCAGGTTTGAGTTGGAGTCCTGGGGAAGCGACGAAAACGAGAACAGCACAGGTCAGCCGTCCACTGCTGTCCGCTTGCATGACGCCAGCTGAATAAAAGTGTTCTTCAAATTTTTCAAAACTGACCTCTGAACTTTACTTGATCTGGCAGTGGGTGATGAGAGCGACCAATCACTTTTCGACTCATGGAGCTCACTGCAGTCCCACCTCTTCCCCCCCGACTTGGTCAGCCTGCCCCCTGTTCCGCCCGTCAAACCTTCACGTATCTCACAGTAGGTCCACCCACCTCCACATATTTAAACGGCAGCTTCAGCACTGGCGTCCATCCACCATTGTGTCTCAATCAGGCCAGAGTCCATCCCTACGCCGCCCGCTACACCTGTTCTGACAAAGACCTCAAGCCTGGCCAATGACCTCACCATAGTGGGCGGCAACAGCACGGGAATTTTCGTGCAGAGCGTCAGGGCGGGGTCTACAGCCGAGCAGTGCGGCCTGAAGCAGGGCAgcgagctggtggaggtgaggaTCTTCTCCCGCTCGCCCGATTCCCACAGGTTATCAGCAGGCATCCACGTCTGGATTGATTTGCATGCTCTGCTGTAATACGAGCGGTTTTATTAAATGAGGAAGTTGTCTGGCGTTGACCTTTCACACACGTGCAACACAACAGGACTTTGTCCATGTCGACAGCTGGAAACGCTCTGTGGTGCCAGGGTGGAGTGTGTGGCTACAGAATTTGGTCCCTTGCCATTCTTCTCTCTccacaacattcgcaagattcggccttttctttcacaacaggctacgcagttCCTGGTCCAGGCAACGTTaatctctaaactcgactattgtaactcccTCCTGTCTGGAGCCTCTGCGGTCACCATAAaatccactccagatggtccaaaacatggcagcccgcctcatcttcaaccagccgaaacacccccacgtcccgcctctcctcacctctctccaccggctcccggtagctgctcacatccagtttaaatccttgatgctgcctacagggctgtaaatggaagttctccctcttacaccaacacactactagccagattccctcttcacggggtctccggtcccaatccactctgttctcctttgttgtccctggctggtggaacaacttgtcctcctccattcgactagctgagaattctaccacctttaagaagcagctgaaaacccacttgttcaaaaagtatttcagggttcaacactcacaaaaaaaaaaaaatagaacatagaattgttaagtgctagatgaatttttcccacaaatgggaaattgcacttgtcacggcagaaag
Protein-coding regions in this window:
- the LOC114794141 gene encoding caspase recruitment domain-containing protein 10 isoform X1 — encoded protein: MSGMSGVKLWPRVDLEEGEGQEATPWSEERMEEWWDRVEGVRHKLTRILNPAKLTPYLRQCKVIDEQDEDEVLHSTQYPLRISKAGRLLDILHGRGQRGLQAFMESLEFYHPEQFTQLTGQEPTQRCSIMLDEEGPEGLTQFLLLEVRTLREKLRYSRLCERRLSQRCRVAEDERSRAERKAQELRHDRIQLERLRQDCEAGSRELDRLKERHLEQVVKYSRALEEQGQASVRERELLAQVEQLKNRLLDAETWDNREQKPKAPSIRDSVPPISLDKFTAGQEGTQPQIATKLAKEGQIETQALLDILQQDCKDAAEKQHELCSTIARLEAELESSEGQRSSLESQHEQQQLKVRTLQLDWETEQKRSMSYFNQIMELERERDQALRSRDSLQLEYTDCLLDKNRLRKRIAELQAGVEQLQREVEREKEKSREQSRPCHHCSHLSLFSEEQCFGPCCSPGLNLPADDSHEFLKKSPSRGQNSEQSEGSCYNSEEDLLTPTGDSEKEINRLSIFPFPPHADSINRRVTTEFELESWGSDENENSTVGDESDQSLFDSWSSLQSHLFPPDLVSLPPVPPVKPSRISQPESIPTPPATPVLTKTSSLANDLTIVGGNSTGIFVQSVRAGSTAEQCGLKQGSELVELDRVLFGGGSLQLSQCTGEVAHFSLQWWMDPASLKHRDNPEGYSRLCAEMSSPSFCGADSFYVRVNLDMNPNSDPPCLGLSCDDILHVTDTLYNGRYHWRCTRVDPRTAKPLQAGTVPNYNRAQQLLLVKLRTMDRDQKSSKKKFYKRSVEQVRLVKPVSSSSQGSIPRLHYTLSHRHEENLIPYSTVQPVTANYKRPVIFSPSLLSRGLIERLLQPADSGLDFNTCHPEPIPAPERNDKTVFMLNSEQSLGIRLRSVQEVIEQGKHCLLQLGLASVEALLRQGVHPIVLHIKPKDKKGRKFKKFLCGHREEEVMEVCHSEELQLENLPLLNYTLQPSAWSCTEELLDAIRSAIHNQQRGVVWVELDRL
- the LOC114794141 gene encoding caspase recruitment domain-containing protein 10 isoform X2; the protein is MSGMSGVKLWPRVDLEEGEGQEATPWSEERMEEWWDRVEGVRHKLTRILNPAKLTPYLRQCKVIDEQDEDEVLHSTQYPLRISKAGRLLDILHGRGQRGLQAFMESLEFYHPEQFTQLTGQEPTQRCSIMLDEEGPEGLTQFLLLEVRTLREKLRYSRLCERRLSQRCRVAEDERSRAERKAQELRHDRIQLERLRQDCEAGSRELDRLKERHLEQVVKYSRALEEQGQASVRERELLAQVEQLKNRLLDAETWDNREQKPKAPSIRDSVPPISLDKFTAGQEGTQPQIATKLAKEGQIETQALLDILQQDCKDAAEKQHELCSTIARLEAELESSEGQRSSLESQHEQQQLKVRTLQLDWETEQKRSMSYFNQIMELERERDQALRSRDSLQLEYTDCLLDKNRLRKRIAELQAGVEQLQREVEREKEKSREQSRPCHHCSHLSLFSEEQCFGPCCSPGLNLPADDSHEFLKKSPSRGQNSEQSEGSCYNSEEDLLTPTGDSEKEINRLSIFPFPPHADSINRRVTTEFELESWGSDENENSTVGDESDQSLFDSWSSLQSHLFPPDLVSLPPVPPVKPSPSALASIHHCVSIRPESIPTPPATPVLTKTSSLANDLTIVGGNSTGIFVQSVRAGSTAEQCGLKQGSELVELDRVLFGGGSLQLSQCTGEVAHFSLQWWMDPASLKHRDNPEGYSRLCAEMSSPSFCGADSFYVRVNLDMNPNSDPPCLGLSCDDILHVTDTLYNGRYHWRCTRVDPRTAKPLQAGTVPNYNRAQQLLLVKLRTMDRDQKSSKKKFYKRSVEQVRLVKPVSSSSQGSIPRLHYTLSHRHEENLIPYSTVQPVTANYKRPVIFSPSLLSRGLIERLLQPADSGLDFNTCHPEPIPAPERNDKTVFMLNSEQSLGIRLRSVQEVIEQGKHCLLQLGLASVEALLRQGVHPIVLHIKPKDKKGRKFKKFLCGHREEEVMEVCHSEELQLENLPLLNYTLQPSAWSCTEELLDAIRSAIHNQQRGVVWVELDRL